In Cupriavidus taiwanensis, the following are encoded in one genomic region:
- the map gene encoding type I methionyl aminopeptidase: MSIYLNTAEDIAHMRVACRLASEVLDYITPFVQPGVTTGELDRLCHTYMRDVQGTVPAPLNYAPPGYPPFPGAICTSVNDVICHGIPGERVLKSGDAINLDITVITKDGYYGDTSRMFIVGEGSILARRLAQVTYECMWKGIAQVRHGARLGDIGHAIQVHAEAAGYSVVREYCGHGIGKNFHEDPQILHYGRPGTGAEIKAGMIFTVEPMINAGKRDIRTMPDQWTVKTRDRSLSAQWEHTVLVTETGYEVLTVSAGTPAPPAFITDSVAA, from the coding sequence ATGAGCATTTACCTGAACACCGCCGAAGACATCGCCCACATGCGCGTGGCTTGCCGCCTTGCCTCCGAAGTCCTCGACTACATCACGCCCTTCGTGCAACCGGGCGTCACCACCGGCGAACTGGACCGGCTGTGCCACACGTACATGCGCGACGTGCAGGGCACGGTGCCGGCGCCGCTGAATTATGCGCCCCCGGGCTACCCGCCCTTCCCCGGCGCGATCTGCACCTCGGTCAACGACGTGATCTGCCACGGCATCCCCGGCGAGCGCGTGCTCAAGAGCGGCGACGCCATCAACCTCGACATCACCGTCATCACCAAGGACGGCTACTACGGCGACACCAGCCGCATGTTCATCGTCGGCGAGGGCTCGATCCTGGCCCGGCGCCTGGCGCAGGTGACGTACGAATGCATGTGGAAGGGCATCGCACAGGTGCGCCATGGCGCGCGCCTGGGCGATATCGGCCACGCCATCCAGGTGCATGCCGAAGCCGCCGGCTACAGCGTGGTGCGCGAGTACTGCGGCCACGGCATCGGCAAGAACTTCCATGAAGACCCGCAGATCCTGCACTACGGCCGTCCCGGCACCGGTGCCGAGATCAAGGCCGGCATGATTTTCACGGTGGAGCCGATGATCAACGCCGGCAAGCGCGATATCCGCACCATGCCCGACCAGTGGACCGTGAAGACCCGTGACCGCAGCCTGTCGGCGCAGTGGGAGCACACGGTGCTGGTCACCGAGACCGGCTACGAGGTGCTGACGGTGTCCGCCGGCACCCCGGCGCCGCCGGCCTTCATTACCGATTCCGTGGCGGCCTGA
- a CDS encoding [protein-PII] uridylyltransferase → MDTTPELLLAARVRDQLKADKQALFADFNASANAATLTTRLRRAVDAALGEAWRGLRMPPDAALVAVGGYGRGELFPYSDVDVLLLLPAEPDRDTAGKLERFIGLCWDLGLEIGSAVRTVDDCIRESRQDVTIQTSLLEARLLTGNRKLFDALRSRYQADLDPAAFFQAKLLEMRQRHAKYQDTPYALEPNCKESPGGLRDLQVILWMTKAAGLGDSWKELFEKGLLTRREAQELARNERLLKTIRARLHLVAGRRQDVLVFDLQTALAEAFGYRQNANKRASEQLMRRYYWAAKAVTQLNSVLLLNIEAMLFPSESQVTRVLNERFVERQGMLEITSDDVYERDPHAILETFLLYERTPGVKGLAPRTLRGLYNARTVMDARWRNDPENRRLFLAIVQEPQGITHALRLMNQTSVLGRYLINFRRIVGQMQHDLFHVYTVDQHILMVVRNMRRFAIVEHTHEFPFCSQLMASFDKPWVLWVAALFHDIAKGRGGDHSRLGTVDARRFCKQHDIAREDADLICWLVEHHLTMSHVAQKQDLTDPDVVHAFAKVVGNERYLTALYLLTVADIRGTSPKVWNAWKGKLLEDLYHITLRVLGGARVDSHSLWAQRKEDTISELRLKAFDPALGKSLWAQLDVAFFLRHDSHDIAWLTRHLYNKVDSPTPVVKARVSPAGEGLQVAVYIKDQPDLFARICGYFERKAFSIQDAKIHTTRHGYALDTFQVTDPGMAGDGGNYRDIIALVEHELCERLRLQSALPEPTQGRLSRQSRSFPIKPRVDLRPDERGQYYLLSLSANDRTGLLYAIARVLARHRVSVHTARINTLGERVEDVFLVDGSRLAADNRLQIQLEQDLLAALAI, encoded by the coding sequence ATGGACACCACGCCGGAACTGCTGCTGGCGGCGCGCGTGCGCGACCAGCTCAAAGCCGACAAGCAGGCGCTGTTTGCCGACTTCAACGCCAGCGCCAATGCCGCCACGCTGACCACGCGGCTGCGCCGCGCCGTCGATGCCGCGCTGGGCGAGGCCTGGCGCGGACTGCGAATGCCGCCGGACGCGGCGCTGGTGGCGGTGGGCGGCTATGGCCGCGGCGAGCTGTTCCCGTACTCTGACGTCGACGTGCTGCTGTTGCTGCCGGCCGAGCCCGACCGCGACACCGCCGGCAAGCTGGAGCGCTTTATCGGCCTGTGCTGGGACCTGGGGCTCGAGATCGGCTCGGCGGTGCGCACGGTGGACGACTGCATCCGCGAGTCGCGCCAGGACGTCACCATCCAGACTTCGCTGCTCGAAGCCCGCCTGCTGACCGGCAACCGCAAGCTGTTCGACGCGCTGCGCAGCCGCTACCAGGCCGACCTGGACCCGGCCGCGTTCTTCCAGGCCAAGCTGCTGGAAATGCGCCAGCGCCACGCCAAGTACCAGGACACGCCCTACGCGCTCGAGCCCAACTGCAAGGAAAGCCCCGGGGGGCTGCGCGACCTGCAGGTGATCCTGTGGATGACCAAGGCCGCGGGCCTGGGCGACAGCTGGAAAGAACTGTTCGAGAAGGGGCTGCTGACGCGCCGCGAAGCGCAGGAGCTGGCGCGCAACGAACGCCTGCTGAAGACCATCCGCGCGCGCCTGCACCTGGTCGCCGGGCGCCGCCAGGACGTGCTGGTGTTCGACCTGCAGACCGCGCTGGCCGAGGCCTTCGGCTACCGCCAGAACGCCAACAAGCGCGCCAGTGAACAACTGATGCGCCGCTACTACTGGGCCGCCAAGGCGGTGACGCAGCTCAACAGCGTGCTGCTGCTCAATATCGAGGCGATGCTGTTCCCGAGCGAGTCGCAGGTGACGCGCGTGCTCAACGAGCGCTTCGTCGAACGCCAGGGCATGCTGGAAATCACCAGCGACGATGTCTACGAGCGCGACCCGCACGCCATCCTCGAAACCTTCCTGCTGTACGAGCGCACGCCCGGCGTGAAAGGCCTGGCGCCGCGCACGCTGCGCGGGCTGTACAACGCGCGCACGGTGATGGACGCGCGCTGGCGCAACGACCCCGAGAACCGCCGCCTGTTCCTGGCGATCGTGCAGGAGCCGCAGGGCATCACCCATGCGCTGCGGCTGATGAACCAGACCAGCGTGCTGGGTCGCTACCTGATCAACTTCCGGCGCATCGTCGGACAGATGCAGCACGACCTGTTCCACGTCTACACCGTGGACCAGCACATCCTGATGGTGGTGCGCAACATGCGCCGCTTCGCCATCGTCGAGCACACCCACGAGTTCCCGTTCTGCAGCCAGCTGATGGCCAGCTTCGACAAGCCCTGGGTGCTGTGGGTGGCGGCGCTGTTCCACGATATCGCCAAGGGCCGCGGCGGCGACCATTCCCGGCTCGGCACCGTCGATGCGCGCCGCTTCTGCAAGCAGCACGACATTGCGCGCGAGGACGCCGACCTGATCTGCTGGCTGGTCGAGCATCACCTGACCATGAGCCATGTCGCGCAGAAGCAGGACCTGACCGATCCGGACGTGGTCCATGCCTTCGCCAAGGTGGTCGGCAACGAACGCTACCTGACCGCGCTTTATCTGCTGACCGTGGCCGATATCCGCGGCACCAGCCCCAAGGTGTGGAATGCCTGGAAGGGCAAGCTGCTGGAAGACCTGTACCACATCACGCTGCGCGTGCTGGGCGGGGCACGGGTCGACTCGCATTCGCTGTGGGCGCAGCGCAAGGAAGACACCATCTCGGAGCTGCGCCTGAAGGCCTTCGACCCGGCGCTGGGCAAGTCGCTGTGGGCGCAGCTGGACGTGGCCTTCTTCCTGCGCCACGATTCGCACGATATCGCCTGGCTGACGCGCCACCTGTACAACAAGGTCGACAGCCCCACCCCGGTGGTCAAGGCGCGCGTGTCGCCGGCCGGCGAGGGGCTGCAGGTCGCGGTCTACATCAAGGACCAGCCCGACCTGTTCGCGCGCATCTGCGGCTATTTCGAGCGCAAGGCGTTCTCGATCCAGGACGCCAAGATCCACACCACGCGCCACGGCTACGCGCTCGATACGTTCCAGGTCACCGACCCCGGCATGGCCGGCGACGGCGGCAACTACCGCGACATCATCGCGCTGGTCGAGCACGAGCTGTGCGAGCGGCTGCGCCTGCAAAGCGCGCTGCCCGAGCCCACGCAGGGGCGGCTGTCGCGCCAGTCGCGCAGCTTCCCGATCAAGCCGCGCGTCGACCTGCGCCCGGACGAGCGCGGGCAGTATTACCTGCTGTCGCTGTCCGCCAACGACCGCACCGGCCTGCTGTACGCCATCGCCCGCGTACTGGCACGGCATCGCGTGTCCGTGCATACGGCACGCATCAACACCCTGGGCGAACGCGTCGAAGACGTGTTCCTGGTAGACGGCAGCCGCCTGGCCGCCGACAACCGATTGCAGATTCAGCTTGAACAGGACTTGCTCGCCGCCCTCGCCATCTGA